In Mangrovibacterium diazotrophicum, the genomic stretch TAGTTCGTTTCCATGTAGCTCAGCTGTGCCTGTTCCGATTTCTGTCTGTAAAGTGCCGTACGGATGTCTCCAAATTTAGAATGAAAATCCTTTAATGCTTCTCTATTTTCAGAAACTAAACGAGCATACTCCTGCACTTCTTCGGTTTCTTCCCACTGTTTGGCGGCATTAACCAGTTCCTGCTCTTCAGGCGTTAGCACCACTCCCTGCTCGACTAAATAAGCTTCAACCTGCTTATAGCTGGGGGATTCGGGAGCGTAAACTTTCCGTAGTTCACCATATTCTTTTCGATACTTCGTGTTGAAGGTCACAAACTGGTCTTGATACTGTCCTCGAAAAGAAGAATAGACCGAATCCTCTGTAATCGACTCCATTTGCTTCATGCAGGCGATTGCTTGCTCATCTTCCTCGGTCAACTCTTGCCCGCGGGCACGAAGCGTGTCCACTAACTCAGCAATCGGTACAGTAACCTTGACACTTCGGGCCGCCCGAACTTTTAGGTTACTGAATCCGTTTAGGAACCGATCGTAATAATAGCTGGACGGTGCATACGGATTATTTGCAATCTCATTTGTAATCACATCCGTGAAGTCCATGGGCATTGTATCGCGCACATTCATCGTGTAGTCCTGCATGGTTTCGCCAAAGCTCGCTCCTCTTTTTTCTTTGTAATAGTAGCCCCAGGCCATACTATAGCTCAACAATGTGTACAAAAAGTCGTATTGAGCATCCATCTGGTGCAATTGCCAGGCACGTTTACTCAGCTTTCCATCAGCGTAAAGCTTGTTCAGGTTCTGAAAATCACGTTCCGAAATTTGCTGACAAACTACTTTGTACTGCGCGAATGTTCCACCATGAACAGAATCCATTATCGCAGTACGGTTAAGCTCGCTTATCCGGAACGGTTGAATGATTTCCGAGCTGATGGCTGCACTCTCTCCCATAAACAGGCGGTCTTGTTTTGAATTGCTTAAATCGAACACCTGGAAAAGCTTTTTACCGGGTTCCAGGTAAGGATAAGAGCTAACACCTGAATTGCGAACCACAACCGTATGCGGATAAAGCACCGGAATTTTACATTGAAAGTAACCGGTAGAATCCACCTTTACCTCCAGCTTTTGCTCCCTCCAGTTTGTTAATTGATCGTAACTAACCGTAAACCGATCTGGAGAATAGCGGGGATTGAAACCCAAAATGTAGCCGCAATACTCAGCACTGTCAAGGCTAAACTTTGGTACTTCCAAATCAACATTTCCGTTGCGGGCAACAGCCATCCGGTTAAAGCGGCCCACCACATGTTGCAAGGCCTTTTTATTGGTTCCAAACGCGAGGCCTTTGTCTTCGCACGCCACATAGAGCTGAGCCGTTTCTTCTCCGCTTTTCAGATTCAGCTCAATGCTTTTTCCCTTTTCTTTGATGCTCTCGATTTGCCAAACCCGCTCGCGGTAAACCACCTGTTTGCGTGTAATGGACGCAGCATAAAGTCCCGTCCGCGAGTCGAACCAGTGACCTTCAATTCCATCGGGCAGGGGCGATTTGGATTCGTTTAACTGAATCGCGAAGATTTCCCAAGAACTCTTCGAAATTGCTTCACCAAAATCGATCTCCACAGTCCCGGACGGCAAAAGAGGAAAATAGACATGGTAACTCACTTCACCGCTTTCTCCAAGTGTGTAGCGCTCGCCAAACGGGATACCGTCGGTTTTAGTTGCATACAATAGCTCGGAACTGTCGGGTAATTTGATATAACTTTCCTTTGGAACGCGTATCCATCGGCCTTCTTTTGCCTTGTATTGAAAAGAAAGCACCGTTGCGCTATCGGTTAATTCAATTGATTTCAATTCAAGATTCGGATCATTTTTAAACCCGAACTCGGGGTTCTCAATTTTCTTTTGGGCGACTAATAAGAATGGACTCACCAGAGCCAACAAGAACAGGGTAATTCGTTTCATGTTATATAGCTGTTAGTTTGACTTCCTAAAAAACTTGAATGCTTAAAATCCGTAGCACTCACTCTGCAAACATAATCTGCAAGCCACTAAACACAGCCATTACAATGGGGTGCAAAAGGGTGCATGCCTCTATTTTAACCCAATTTAACACCTCCCAATATTGGAAACCGACAAAACAGCGTTGCCTCTTCCACTCTCGACAGTCATCAAGCTAACCTACATTTTTCAGGTACAAATAAATCTCGGTCGACTCGTTCAAAGCCAACTTATCCCGGATTCGCTTTTTAGCGCTTTTAATGGTGTCTACACTAACATCGCACAGTTTCGCGATCTCGTAATTATTCATATTGAAATACAAGCACATGCAATATTTAAGATCGGTTGGGGTTAGTACTGGTGCGGCCTCTTTTAGGTTATTAATCCAGTCGGGTAAAAGCAAGGTAAATTGTAGCTCAAACTCCATCCAGTTCTTAATTTCCTTTCGCTCAATCATCGCCAATAAGTTCTCAATCCGAATTGATTCATTGTGACGAGTCCGAATATCTTGCATCTGGTTAATTAGCTGTTCGTTTTTATGGTTTGCTTTTTGAAACGATGAAACCAACTCGTCAATCTGCTTTCTAATCGTTCGGTTTTCCGTCAACAGCTTCTTGCGCTTTTGTCTATTTTTTTGAGCAATCCACCAACCGACTACCATTAAAAGCAACACCAACGCTCCAATCAGGATAATAATCAAGATCGCCCGCTGAATGCGTACTTTCAACTTCAGCTTGTCGTTTGCCAGTTTATCGTATTTATAATAAGCTCCCAAAGCCAGAAGCTGAACCTTTTGCATTTGGTTTGCTTTCCGCCTTTCCAGCGAATGCACCCGGTCCTTCATCTTTAGTGCAGCTTCGTAGTCACCGGTCTTCTGGTACAAATAGGCTAGCATCTCAGTGCAATTCAGTTCAGGAACGTATTCTTTCAGCTGCTTAGCCTCCGTGTAGTTTTTCTCATAAAGCTCAATAGCCTCTTCTTCACGCCCGTTTAAACCCAATACACGGCCTAATAAAATATTATGGCGCAGCAACTGCGTAGGGGTTAGTGCGTAGCTATCGTATTTGTGCAAAAGATTGGTGAGGTATCGCTCTCCCTCTACCAAAAATTCCTCCTGAGATAGACAACTAATCACATTCAGTTCATTATTAAATGCCCGCTTCCACTCCTTAGCCTCGGTATACGTATAAACCGATTGTTCATAATAAACTGCTGCGAGCGAATCCGCTTTCATTTGAGAACTTGCATACCCCAGTGCGGCGTAGTACAAACCATCCAATCTGGGGAGATGCAACAATTCTCTTTCTACCGAAATCTGCTTGATCAGCTCATCACGATCAATTTGCAGGTATTTCTCCATCCGCAAAACTCCTAAAGCGGAATAAAACCAAAACAACTTGGATTTCCTGGCGGCAAAATAATTCTCACATTCAAGGTAGCTCTTGGCCGCATAAAAATCCAACTTCATCACCTCGAAACCAAACGCACGAATCAACTGATTGAGATGAAGATGAAACTCATCTTTGTTCTCCAATAATGTTTCTTCAGCTTCAGTCAGCAAGGGAATTGCTTTGTCGTACTTTTCCTGATTATATTGAATAAGTCCTTCAATTGTTTGAATGCGCGCTGCATTGACGGCCGAAACCGAACTCGTGTCAAGCAGGCTCAGCAGGCTGGTCAAACTATCAGCCTCCAATAAGAGCATTTCTTCTTCAATATTGGTCAGTTGCACGTCCAGTTCATCAGCCACTGACCGATTCTCACGGCAACTCAATATTGTTAGACAAAGCCCCAGTGCCAGGATGAATCCAACATATCTCTTCTGATTAAAAAACTGGGATTTCAACGAAGCCATTCTGCCTACAGTAAATAAATTGAACCTGAAATTCCAACATAATCGAATGGCTCGAACATTCGAGTATCATTCTTAATTAAAAGTGTTTTAGATAAATTAAATCCGAAATACGGACAAAAAAGGAGAGTAGCTTGATTCGATTTCATCTTGAATAGTTAGTAGATTAGTAGTATAGAAATTGATATTATAAAAGTAACCATTTTGTTTGTGAAATAATCCTAAACTATGTTTACAACACAAAAAAGCATGATATCCTGCTCCCCCGCCTAACATTCCCTTTACAAAAAACAGTTTATCGATCCGTGCCGCTCTTAGCGTCGGTCTTTTGCATACTTTCGCGGCAAAAACCACACGATATGATCATCCGGGAACGCAAAAACTGGTGGCGAATGCTCTTTATCTGGCAAGGTTCGGTACTGCCGAAAATTATGCCAAGACTGATTATCCTCGCCATCTTCTCCATCATCATCTATTTGTTTC encodes the following:
- a CDS encoding TlpA family protein disulfide reductase yields the protein MKRITLFLLALVSPFLLVAQKKIENPEFGFKNDPNLELKSIELTDSATVLSFQYKAKEGRWIRVPKESYIKLPDSSELLYATKTDGIPFGERYTLGESGEVSYHVYFPLLPSGTVEIDFGEAISKSSWEIFAIQLNESKSPLPDGIEGHWFDSRTGLYAASITRKQVVYRERVWQIESIKEKGKSIELNLKSGEETAQLYVACEDKGLAFGTNKKALQHVVGRFNRMAVARNGNVDLEVPKFSLDSAEYCGYILGFNPRYSPDRFTVSYDQLTNWREQKLEVKVDSTGYFQCKIPVLYPHTVVVRNSGVSSYPYLEPGKKLFQVFDLSNSKQDRLFMGESAAISSEIIQPFRISELNRTAIMDSVHGGTFAQYKVVCQQISERDFQNLNKLYADGKLSKRAWQLHQMDAQYDFLYTLLSYSMAWGYYYKEKRGASFGETMQDYTMNVRDTMPMDFTDVITNEIANNPYAPSSYYYDRFLNGFSNLKVRAARSVKVTVPIAELVDTLRARGQELTEEDEQAIACMKQMESITEDSVYSSFRGQYQDQFVTFNTKYRKEYGELRKVYAPESPSYKQVEAYLVEQGVVLTPEEQELVNAAKQWEETEEVQEYARLVSENREALKDFHSKFGDIRTALYRQKSEQAQLSYMETNYGIEPGLLTELMAVRAVSSKIYRDMSPLKKEELAAAKTQVQSEDYKNYLDVMNAAIEEQLASLEALPVGNIRSAPEVENEKLFAEILKRYEGKVVFVDFWATWCGPCTSGIQQMRPLKAEMKDTDVVFLYITGESSPALTWRPKTADIPGEHFRLSREQWSAVCNQFNVSGIPRYMLVDRQGELVNDNVGHMTNAGLKLLLEKYLNEEETSQK
- a CDS encoding transcriptional regulator, which produces MASLKSQFFNQKRYVGFILALGLCLTILSCRENRSVADELDVQLTNIEEEMLLLEADSLTSLLSLLDTSSVSAVNAARIQTIEGLIQYNQEKYDKAIPLLTEAEETLLENKDEFHLHLNQLIRAFGFEVMKLDFYAAKSYLECENYFAARKSKLFWFYSALGVLRMEKYLQIDRDELIKQISVERELLHLPRLDGLYYAALGYASSQMKADSLAAVYYEQSVYTYTEAKEWKRAFNNELNVISCLSQEEFLVEGERYLTNLLHKYDSYALTPTQLLRHNILLGRVLGLNGREEEAIELYEKNYTEAKQLKEYVPELNCTEMLAYLYQKTGDYEAALKMKDRVHSLERRKANQMQKVQLLALGAYYKYDKLANDKLKLKVRIQRAILIIILIGALVLLLMVVGWWIAQKNRQKRKKLLTENRTIRKQIDELVSSFQKANHKNEQLINQMQDIRTRHNESIRIENLLAMIERKEIKNWMEFELQFTLLLPDWINNLKEAAPVLTPTDLKYCMCLYFNMNNYEIAKLCDVSVDTIKSAKKRIRDKLALNESTEIYLYLKNVG